Proteins encoded in a region of the Anopheles aquasalis chromosome 2, idAnoAquaMG_Q_19, whole genome shotgun sequence genome:
- the LOC126572467 gene encoding uncharacterized protein LOC126572467, translating into MCFRVADGFSRQPHWWHGVLRSMDNIEHVYCKSATPTVAAAAVTVTSPMTAITTTTTVSMTGIAVPTALPIDSVLPPSSSPAATSPSPPPPQPPPPPQASSPSPPAVEPPTCASSTTSPGDPPQFGEDVVPELPLDDEDDDADGLAGDGEANGNDGDQQEDEEEQEDEYDEQDDEGDDKDDPEENNRTSDDDETSDNRTMAFGEWKQMQSMLLLHLDLIQEQCDQILTKDKVIIKLKDENELLRHQLDQANKRLAVTLLQLQQLGQPIPLELKQQLEPPPKAEGTVSPLTIRSQMENGRMKSVVLKHSAAAASSYQSPPSSSSVSSTVLDTALGPEPSSSSPLRNPEVSSTVSLIKEEPMEDGSPLSVLSDGEQMGSMAAYYADVEIKSENNEIDGEICLNYSKSDDEESPATPSSYGEPEDEDEDEQQQQQQQLQHQDQQQHEVEEREDEEDDDLQDMERNPYGDDQYEDDGATLDQEQFATMDAPVVQDGLEYYAPLDAGVATDGIAYIYDGHLPMMRTDCEGNYIQHEGYYDQQMKDEEDPEETGGDMEMDEQQYAGEMMDEAHQQEQQPEVILINDDNEPTVGDMDPNGELLDGNAGNGDVDGVDAAEEGEGVAEEQQDTDLKEEFGRDGGGSNSGSASFNPHCGTSGGNSSDCSFLNQQRQLQQQLHQQLVQQHQQQLQQQRQQQQQQHHQQQQLQAAHRSGCKPATTGYMVTRKQYISCNWKDDAMANELEQLLTNGAAELEIPSWSVIEDDSSNVSSPSSDDVPLAEEVRSRENISDEAYLKRHTKLEIDERRRKKWDVQRIREQKNIERLKKRQLKEPSTEQEAPKSISTFYPTVDTLKQIIITDDVPVQAFGELIPLLPTSGFSLPWHQNKYEPMASSACSTSLTMSACFANPPAPSLLLGASSDRGEHHHHHLHAHSQQQQGLLSIQQQHQQGGEYESKTKFLHRLAPSLQQSTQKQRFTKRIKKEL; encoded by the coding sequence ATGTGTTTCCGGGTGGCGGACGGGTTCTCGCGGCAACCACACTGGTGGCACGGGGTTCTGCGCAGTATGGACAATATAGAACACGTCTACTGCAAGTCCGCCACACCGACGGtggctgccgccgccgttACCGTGACATCGCCGATGACGGCCATCACCACGACTACGACCGTCTCCATGACCGGCATCGCTGTGCCTACTGCGCTACCGATTGATTCGGTGCTACCACCGTCatcctcaccagcagcaacgtcacCTTCACCGCCGCCTcctcagccaccaccaccaccacaggcatcatcaccgtcaccccCGGCGGTTGAACCACCCACCTGcgcatcctccaccaccagccccggCGATCCACCACAGTTCGGCGAGGATGTCGTTCCCGAGCTTCCGctcgatgacgaggacgatgatgcgGATGGTTTGGCGGGGGACGGAgaagcgaatggaaatgaTGGAGATCagcaggaggacgaggaggagcaggaggacgagTACGACGAGCAGGACGACGAGGGTGACGATAAGGACGATCCGGAGGAGAACAACCGGACTTCGGATGACGACGAAACTTCCGATAACCGAACGATGGCGTTCGGTGAGTGGAAGCAGATGCaatccatgctgctgctgcacctggaTCTGATCCAGGAACAGTGCGATCAGATACTGACCAAAGACAAGGTGATCATCAAGCTGAAGGATGAGAACGAGCTGTTACGGCACCAGCTGGATCAGGCGAACAAGCGGCTTGCCGTGAcgctgctccagctgcagcaactTGGTCAACCGATTCCGCTCGAATTGAAGCAACAGCTTGAGCCACCCCCGAAGGCGGAAGGTACCGTTTCACCGCTCACGATACGCAGCCAGATGGAGAACGGTCGGATGAAATCGGTTGTTCTGAAGCACTCGGCGGCTGCCGCCAGCTCCTACCAGTCACCTCCCTCTTCGTCCTCCGTTTCATCGACCGTACTGGATACGGCACTCGGGCCGGaaccatcgtcctcctctCCACTGCGTAATCCCGAAGTCAGCAGTACTGTGTCGCTGATCAAGGAGGAACCGATGGAAGATGGTTCCCCGCTGTCCGTGCTTTCCGATGGTGAGCAAATGGGTTCGATGGCAGCGTATTACGCGGACGTCGAGATCAAGTCCGAGAACAATGAGATCGACGGTGAGATCTGTTTGAATTACTCGAAATCCGACGATGAAGAGTCACCGGCGACCCCATCGAGCTACGGCGAGCCGgaagatgaggacgaggacgaacagcagcaacagcaacagcagttgcagcaccaggaccagcaacagcacgagGTAGAGGAAcgagaggacgaggaagacgatgaCCTGCAGGACATGGAACGGAATCCGTACGGTGACGATCAGtatgaggatgatggtgcgacGTTGGATCAGGAACAGTTTGCTACTATGGATGCACCGGTTGTCCAAGATGGTCTGGAATACTACGCACCGCTCGATGCCGGTGTGGCGACAGATGGCATAGCGTATATCTACGATGGGCACTTACCGATGATGAGGACGGACTGTGAGGGTAACTATATCCAGCACGAAGGCTACTACGATCAGCAGATGAAAGATGAAGAGGATCCGGAAGAGACCGGTGGCGATATGGAGATGGATGAACAGCAGTACGCTGGCGAGATGATGGACGAGGCCCAtcagcaagagcagcaaccAGAGGTGATATTGATAAATGACGATAACGAACCAACTGTGGGAGATATGGATCCGAATGGCGAGCTGCTCGACGGTAACGCTGGTAACGGTGATGTTGATGGCGTTgatgcagcagaagaaggtgaaggtgtAGCGGAGGAACAACAGGATACGGATTTGAAGGAAGAATTTGggcgagatggtggtggtagcaacAGTGGCAGTGCATCGTTCAACCCTCACTGTGGCACATCCGGTGGCAATTCATCGGACTGTAGTTTTTTGAATCAGCAGCGTCAGCTTCAGCAACAACTACACCAGCAGCTAgtacagcagcatcaacaacagttacagcaacaacggcaacaacaacaacagcagcatcatcagcaacaacagctacagGCGGCACATCGAAGTGGTTGCAAACCGGCCACGACGGGGTACATGGTCACCCGGAAGCAGTACATCAGCTGCAACTGGAAGGATGACGCGATGGCGAACGAGCTTGAGCAGCTGCTGACGAATGGTGCGGCCGAGCTGGAGATTCCGTCGTGGAGTGTGATCGAAGACGATTCGTCGAACGTGTCCAGCCCGAGCTCGGACGATGTACCGTTGGCCGAGGAGGTGCGTTCGAGGGAAAATATCTCGGATGAGGCGTACCTGAAGCGTCACACGAAGCTGGAGATCGACGAACGGAGGCGGAAGAAGTGGGACGTGCAGCGGATACGGGAGCAGAAGAACATCGAGCGGTTGAAGAAGCGCCAGCTGAAGGAACCGTCTACGGAACAGGAAGCCCCGAAATCGATCAGTACGTTCTATCCGACGGTCGATACACTCaagcaaatcatcatcacggACGATGTGCCGGTGCAGGCATTCGGTGAGCTGATCCCGCTACTACCCACGTCCGGGTTCTCTCTTCCGTGGCATCAGAACAAATACGAACCGATGGCCTCCTCCGCCTGTAGCACCTCGCTAACCATGTCGGCGTGCTTCGCTAATCCACCGGCGCCGAGCCTTCTGCTCGGTGCATCTAGTGACCGGGGagagcatcaccatcaccacctgcATGCGcattcacagcagcagcagggcctgCTtagcatacagcagcagcatcagcagggcGGAGAGTACGAATCGAAAACCAAATTCCTGCATCGGCTTGCTCCGAGTCTGCAGCAGTCCACACAGAAGCAACGCTTTACGAAGCGCATCAAGAAGGAGCTTTAG
- the LOC126572468 gene encoding protein adenylyltransferase Fic, translated as MTFDSERKKRLEMCCGVYGTNSNNGAAAAAAKLGERRRRQSSTSSDHSVAGGSRRRNRTESKSEQRSPPAPPSQSSAQSSLWWNDRQTKKCNVFIIFASGALFSMVAFALLNLIPTPQHPPTNRPTNGRALFASNPRHLPAGSMLRLADETRVMEPYLPVRKQALPNAGQERTATPSSDSVTNEQEALGSLKMALEMKLSGKDDKALRLFQHALALSPRHPEILTKYGEFLEHNQQDVVSADQYYTQALTVNPYYSEALANRERTAQIVEQMDAKRFEQLDRKRDALSAVHLSNMALKRAEKEAYIQHIYHSVGIEGNTMSLAQTRSVLETRMAVDGKSIDEHNEILGLDAALKYINATLVNKNDYITLKDILEIHRRVLGHVDPIEGGEFRRTQVYVGGHIPPGPGDLAILMGRFENWLNSEQVFLMHPVKYAAMAHYKLVHIHPFSDGNGRTSRLLMNTLLMRAGYPPVIIQKQHRHKYYDFLQLANEGDIRPFVRFIADCTERTLDLYLWATSELSHPVPLLAQDSMDEGMPLINSFDGSEGGSGAGDTIRIGVI; from the exons ATGACATTCGACAGTGAACGGAAGAAGCGTCTCGAAATGTGTTGTGGCGTGTACGGAACGAATAGTAATAacggggcggcggcggccgcggccaaGCTTGGAGAACGGAGGCGACGGCAAAGTTCCACCTCGTCGGATCACTCGGTGGCGGGTGGTTCACGGCGCAGAAATCGGACGGAGAGTAAAAGCGAGCAGCGgtcaccgccagcaccgccatCCCAGTCTTCAGCACAATCCTCGCTCTGGTGGAACGATCGGCAGACGAAAAAATGCAACGTGTTCATCATCTTCGCTAGCGGAGCCCTGTTTTCGATGGTGGCCTTTGCGCTGCTCAACTTGATCCCCACACCACAACATCCGCCCACGAATCGGCCCACCAACGGTCGGGCGTTGTTTGCTTCCAATCCGCGCCATCTTCCCGCCGGATCGATGCTACGGTTGGCCGATGAAACACGGGTCATGGAACCGTATCTACCGGTGCGGAAGCAGGCACTGCCAAATGCGGGCCAGGAACGTACTGCCACGCCGAGCAGCGACAGCGTAACGAACGAACAGGAAGCGCTCGGATCGTTGAAGATGGCCCTCGAGATGAAACTATCGGGAAAGGATGATAAAGCGCTTCGGTTGTTTCAGCACGCGCTAGCACTGTCACCGAGGCATCCGGAGATACTGACCAAATACGGTGAGTTCCTGGAGCACAACCAGCAGGACGTGGTGTCCGCCGATCAGTACTACACGCAGGCGCTTACCGTGAATCCGTACTACTCGGAAGCGCTGGCCAACCGCGAACGTACCGCACAGATCGTGGAGCAAATGGATGCCAAACGGTTCGAGCAACTGGACCGAAAACGGGATGCCCTGAGTGCGGTGCATCTGTCCAATATGGCACTGAAGCGAGCGGAAAAGGAAGCTTACATCCAGCACATCTATCACTCGGTCGGAATCGAGGGTAACACGATGAGCTTGGCACAGACACGATCGGTACTCGAGACCCGGATGGCCGTCGATGGGAAAAGCATCGATGAGCACAACGAGATCCTCGGTCTGGATGCGGCCCTCAAGTACATTAACGCGACGCTGGTGAACAAAAACGACTACATCACTTTGAAGGACATTCTCGAGATTCATCGACGTGTGCTGGGACACGTCGATCCGATCGAAGGAGGTGAGTTTCGGCGAACGCAAGTGTACGTCGGTGGACACATTCCGCCCGGACCGGGTGATTTAGCCATCCTGATGGGTCGGTTCGAGAACTGGCTCAACTCGGAGCAGGTATTCCTGATGCATCCGGTCAAGTATGCGGCCATGGCACACTATAAGCTCGTCCACATCCATCCGTTCAGTGACGGGAACGGGCGTACGTCGCGGCTGCTCATGAATACGCTCTTGATGCGTGCCGGCTATCCACCGGTCATTATAcagaagcagcatcggcaCAAGTATTACGATTTTCTGCAGCTGGCCAACGAGGGAGATATCCGGCCGTTCGTCCGGTTCATCGCAGACTGTACCGAGCGAACGCTCGACCTGTACCTGTGGGCCACTAGTGAGCTGTCGCATCCAGTGCCGCTGCTCGCCCAGGACAGCATGGATGAGGGTATGCCGTTGATAAACAGTTTCGACGGAAGCGAAGGTGGCAGCGGTGCCGGAGACACGATACGGATAGGCGTGATTTG A